caacaaattctacagattcaccactctcttcatCTCcgctctaaaaggatgcccctctattttcaGGCTGTGTCATCTAGACTCCctctccataggaaacatccactctactgaggcctttcaccattcaataggcctcattcttctaaattcctgtaagAATTCACTGTTCACTATTAAGGATAAGGGGTGGGAACTGGGGTAGAAGGTGTGGGTCAAGAGGCTTTCTCCACCCTACTCTTCTATTATACTCAAATGTTTAGGGATGTGAACATATCATGGAAGAAGCTGTTAAACTAAATCTGTTCTGTCAATCTCTCCATCTGATGACTAGATAACCTGCAAGCATTTACTACTTGGATTCACGTTAAAACTTTCCCTCTGCAATAGGGACCGAAGCCAGTGCAACACTTACCCAATGCAGTGGAGTGTAGGTTCACTTGTAGCTGAAGTGGATGCAGAGACTCTACCCTGGGTTCCAGTTCTACAATCCAGCAGATAATTCCTCTTAACAAAAGGCTGGGGATGGACTCCACTCAGGGTCAACCTCCTGTGCCGATCTCCTGGCTTCCTGAGCATAaaactgttcctccacactgctctcGACATCATCGGGCTACCATCTCCCACAACGTTGCTTTGTAATTGGTCATTTGCATCTGGTGCGCCAAAGCAGTTGACAGAAAGCGGCTTAGCCTCAAATATGGAGTTGTACAATGGACAAAATATGGATGAAGCATTAGATCCAGTTTTCGCAGACCTCTGAGACTCCCAGTCGTCCTCAAGCTGGTTGGTAGACCCTTTCCGCAAGACGCCTGGTGAGACGGGTGGAGAATAGTTTCTGGTACATGATGCAGAGCTTGGTTGTCGGCAGCTAGCAGGGGGTGTTGGCAGTTTACGGTGCAGGAATGGGCTGGGTTGCTTCTGTTGTGTAGGTGGGCTTGGAAGCCTTCGATGGGTGGGGGGACTCGGTAGCTTCCTGGCCATAATTGAACAAGATCTTGTTGGACTGGCTGGAGGAGTCTGCTGTTTACTAATTGTTGGTGGGCTTGGATGTCTGTTTGTGAGAGCTTGAGGGGAAGGTCTATCTGGATCTGGGCATCTCCTAGATGCAGGAGGGGAGGGTGCTGTATAACCAATAGGTCGGAATAGAGTTTTAGGCTGTAAAGGTGGacttgtaaatctcttctccaCGGTACTGGGTGAAGGAGTTGGGAATCTAGTTGCCTGAAAAGGGGGCCTTGGTTGAGATGATAGACTGACAAACTTCTTATCCGATAGATGTGTTTGGCATAAAAGTTTCATGGGAGACATTTTCTTGATTATGGTAGGGCTGGTGAGTGTTGTGGTGTCTGATTGTTGGATTGGGTTGACAGACTGGTGGGTCTGATTGTCACATCCTTGGATTGGGTTGCCGGGTGGATGGGTTGAGTTCATAGATGCAAGTGCTGAGTCAACAGTTTGACTAGTTGAGCTGTTCGATGGCTGGGTTGAACTGACAGAGGGATGAGTTGAGTTGATAAGCTGTTGCGCTGAACTGAGAGTAGATTGGGTCCGATTGACAGATGGTTGTGCTGAGTTGGTGGATGGCTGTGTTGCACTGACATTGGGTTGTGTAGAGTTGGTAGATTCTTGTGTTGAGATGATAGCCAATTTTGTTGAATTGACCAGTGGTTGTtgtaagttttcagatggacgggATGAGTTGACGTCTGATTGCTTCAAGttaactgaagtgacagagggtTGGGTTGGCTTGTGGGATGGCTGGGTGGAGCATTCTGATTGCTGGAATGGCTTCTTTAAGAGAGGCGCGGATGCTCTCAGTGCACGAGGGGAGAAGGATGCCCGATTTtcgccagagtcctctcccctttGCGGTGGATTGCTTGGTTCTTCCTCTCGCCTGTCCAAGCGGGGCGAAGCTGCCACTTTGCGCGGACAGGGGGGTGGACACCACGGTTGTGCCGGCCCGCTCTCTGCCGGGCGACCGGAATCGCCCGAGTAGCGCAGGTTGATGATTTTGTAGGGCTGCCAGTCCTGGAGCGGCCCTGATGTCTTCGAGAGGCGGTGTATCTCGGCACTAGGAGCGTGCCCTTGGCTCCTGTCAGCACCGCCACAGTACGAGCGCACTCCGCGCTCCACCGCCCCCTGAAGCCTCCTTGCTCCTCCCGGGCTGGCACCGCCTCCCATGTGTTTGCTGGGTAACAAGGCCATCGAATCCAGTGATGCCATCAGTCGCTGAGTCACTGCCGCCTTAGGTACGGAGACCCGGATGCCAGTGGCTTCCCCATTAGCGCATGTgtctgtggttgagagggatctAGCATCAGTCGTCTCGGATGCTCCCGAGGTTGAGGGGGAGACGATGCTGGTTGGCATGAGGGCAACGGGGATGGTGCCTGCACTGGAGCTCGCGTCTCCCGCCACCGACACGGCATGATTTTGCCTGACATTGAGCGTTGAGGCGTTGGGAGTGAGCTCGAGTGCTGTGGGAGGCAATGGGAAGTAATCGGCATCCGTCTCGGTTAACGCTGTCACCGGGGAGAGGTCAGTGGCGGGGTTGGCCTCGGGGCAATCCGGCGCGCTGTTGGCACGTTGCTTCCTGCAAGGTTGCTGGGGGACCGAGGGCAGGGTGGGAGTACTGGGCCGGCGGGACGCCAGGGACGCAGCCGACGGTTTGGCATCTCCTGGGTTGGAGCTGTCACTCAGCAGCTGCAACGACTTGCTGGCCTTGGCCTGGCTGGGCGATTTCTCTTGGCTGGGTAATACATTGAACTTTCGTTGAAGAGAGGCCCTGAGTTTGGTGCCGGGGTCAGGGGTCTTGTCGCGAGTCAGGCTGCTCGCCTGCCGGAGTTCGGCGCGGACTGGGCTATTCGCGTCCTGGGGCCTGGCTCGGGCTggactccctgctcccttccgGCGGCTGGCTTCAGCTTCGGTCCGGTGCATCATGTCCAGCCGCCGGCTCAGGTCCTTCTGTGTCCTCTGCAGCTCCAGAAGGGTGGGGTCCTCAGCCTTGCTGCGCAAAGACTCGGCCGACCTCGAGCGGCGCTTCTTCGGCCCGCGTCTCCTCAGTCCGCCTGCGCTGTGCGGCCTGGCCGGCTGCGGTTTACTCTCATCGTCCGACCAAACCTGCGACGCGGTGGGTGTGGGGACGAACTGGATTTTGTGGCTGATGGCGTCTCTGATCTTTATGgtcatctcctcattctccagcTTTTCTATCCTTTTCAGCGTAGACCGTATCACCGCAGTTTCTGGCGGCGACGACTTTGGCCTCCGAGGGCCTTCAGGGGAGGTGGAATCCGACTCACTCCCTTCCTCATCACCCTCACCTAGAGAACAAAAGTCCATGGACTCGCTGTGAGCCAGTGCCTCACCTTCTGCGCTGGTGAACGACCCCAGAGACCCCATGGATCTGTTCTGCCTCAACAAAGCATTGGTTGCGGACTCACCGGGTGGGGAGCACAGTGCTCTCTCCTCACCGGGTGGGGAGGAACAAACTGTGCCTCTGCTTTGAGCACAGTAGCACGGATTTGAGGAACAAGATTGCATTCGTGCTAGGTTTGTGggagtggaatttagaaggcagTTCCTGcacaaaatgtaagcattggGATTGCAACATGCTGCTTTGGAAGCTTTCTCGGGATTGCTATGTTCTTTCAATGTGCAGTATTCCTTTGTGGTATCTGTGTCTGCACCGATGCCACTGTCCTCTGAATAAAGGGTGGCGTCCCTTGGCCTGGTGTGAACAGGCTGCATTGTGCAGGCTCCGAGTCGATCAATCAGCGCTTGCAGCCTCTCGTCCGCTTGTTGTTTCATCAGGAATCTTCTCTGGAAGATGCTTGTAGCACTTCGCAGATAGTCGCAGGTTTCCCGCAGGACAGTGGCGGTCAGGGAGGTCACTGTTCCATTGGTTGCCTGCATCTTGTTCACTGTGTAAAGCAGCAGCTGTTGCAGGAGATCAGGTTGTTCCTTCAGGTCTGCTTTCTCAGTCGGCCACGTGAGATGAGGGCCAACGTGCCTGACCAGCCACTCACCGTCGGCAGCtatctcctccagcatcttgttgatTTCCTCAAAGCGAAGTGTCAGGAAGCTTACCATCTGTTGAAGCATCAGCTGAGTTTGCGTGGCCTGATCAGCTAGACTCAGGATGGTGTCATATTTAGAGAGGCTAGTGTTGAGATAAGCATATGCTGCCTGATGGGCTTCAACCAGTGATGTAGGAAAGTTTACTTTCTCTTCATCTTCACCTCTGGATTGGCTTCTAGACCTCAGCTTCACACTCTTTGTCTGCTTGGCAGCATGACGACCCTTTTTCCTGCTGCTCTTGCTTTGCTGAATTGTGTTGCCATTGCTGGAACAGTCGCAGTCTTTCCGAACACTCAGGTCCTGGGGAACTCGTGTTTCTGAGCTAGTGGCCTTGGTTGTTACCGTCTTGGTGCTGCTTGGTAGTTTCTTCCCACTGGTGTCTTTGGACAGTTCTGTGGGCACCAACGTTGCAGGCATATTTTGCCATCGGCCTCTTCCCCGTTGCTGTGAAACCTCATTCCCGGGACCTCTGGTATCCTCTTGCACTTCCTCAGACAGGTTCGATTCATTGTCAGAGTTTTCCGAACCTCCACCAACAGAGGAGGGTTGGCTCTCGGCAGGCGCTCTGTCCACAGGTGACAGGGCCTTGGCTTTCTTCAGAGGTTTAAAAGTACTTTTCGCAATGTGCTGTATTATTTCGCTTTGCGAGGGTGCGCAGCCCATTGCTATTTTTCTTTAAGCAGTGAGAAATACTAATCAATTCTCAGAAAGGATAAACACCACCCTGTAGCAGTGCTGTCAGCTGCAGAGGCTCTTGTTCAGTACGGCTTCAGCTGGCTCCTTGCTCTTCAAACCTTGTATGTTGACAGCTTTCAAAGCTCAGACCGTTCCTTAGAATACAATTCAATCATTCTGCGAGCAGATCCTTGAATACCTTTCTTGTTGAACTGCTGGCCTTCCGTTTAACTTTCTCACCATCTTCACGTTTCAGATGTTGTGGATTAAGTGCATTACCAGGCGTGCTTCTAAGAATAACCTTCTAAGATTATCAGATTAGTCACGTTTCATCAATCAGATCGTCTTTACCTGCCATGAAATACTGACAAAGAATGCTAAACAAAGAATAATTGTTCGTGTCTTTTTAACATTAAGCAGATATTAGGATCAATTGAGGGGCTATTGAGAATGAAATATTCACAGGTGCCTTGATTTAACCATATTTAACACAAAAGCATTATTGTTTTTCCAGAATCCAAACCTGAAATTCTGAAATACTGCAGAGAAGACAACAGACTCAGCAATAATCTTTACAGGCTGAATTTCTTAACCCTATGATTACATTCATCTGTACTGGACAATCCCTTTCAGCAGTTAGAAAGAACATTCAAATATGAATTGCCTTTTCCATTCAAGATATCTCTAAGTTCTTTGCAGACAATGGAACACTTTTGAAATATTGTTTCTTTTTGCAAGCCAATGCAGCAGTCAATTTGCATATGGTAAAGCTCCACTTCAACAATAAGGTTTATTTTTATGATTCTTAGGGTGTATTGGGGGGTTagcacatatagcaaataacttcagccaacacacttcagaTCTGcatatggactgtagattaaatttaaaatgcagctccagACAATGGGTTCCTACAAGTTTTGAACCGTAGTTAATTGGAAGACTAGATAATGCTGATTTCAAATTCATTTGGGCGCGAAGAGGGAAGTGAGAAGGTTGTGTTAGTtgaaaggaagcattgtggatgcaACGTAAATATGGGATTGTCCtgtgatctttagcatataaaagaCTGTGTAGTGTTGGGTCAAATAGGCCTCTTCCTCAAAAAAGGTCTCAGTATGATGCTtgctgtgtctcattttgtcaaataaatagactacttcatatctaccagtacttctcCCCATTGACTTTGTTCATGCAACAACAATGATGGTTGAGGAATGAAGATTAGCCAGTATGGAAAGAGTATATGCAATTTAAGTTGGATTTTTTTATAGGTACAGTAGGGACACTCAGTTTGTTGCTGTTTAAAAGTAATTATTCATCTGACCTTATGGCAACACTCTTATCAGTACTGTATGAAAATGTCAAAGAAGGTGTGGTTAACCCTTTAATATAACATTTGTCCTGTTGACTTGGTGAAATCCAActaattcaaaggtttcaaagttacatttaatgtcagagagatatatacaatatacatcctgaaatgctttttcttcgcaaccatccctgaaaacagaggagtgccccaaagaatgaatgacagttaaatgttagaaccccaaagcaaccccccccccagctccccctcccacacgtaagcagcaaagcaacaattcccctaccccaccggcaaaaaaagcatcggcgccctccaccgagcactcaagcgtgcagtaaagcatcaataaagacacagacttgcagtacccccaaagactactcattcacccgatattcgacataccacaggctctctctctccctaataagggaaaaagaggtgtctctgtaaCTAGATGATAGCTAGAGCAAGCTGCAACCTAATTAAAGCAATAGTAagcattaacacaagagattctacaagtgttgtaaatcttgagcaacacacacaaaatgctgaaggaactcagcaagtgaacCAGCacctacagaggggaataagcagttgatattttgggctgagacctttacctggactggaaaggaaacggGAAGGAGACAGAAAAAGAAGGGGGAGGTGTGGAAGGTGGAGCAGTACAAGTTGCTAGAAGAGactgtgagggaggggaggaagggggttggtgggggagggagtataaggtaagaagctgggaggtgactggTGGAAAAGATACAGAGCTGAAGAAGATAGAGGACAGTAGCCCTTGGAAGAAGTAGGAAGAGGGGAGAAActtgagggaggtgaggagaaggaaaggggcaagagggtaactagaatggggaatagaaaagtaGCGAAGGAGAATAGGGGAAGAGATTactgaaagttggagaaatcagtgttcatgccatcaggttgcatgttacccagatggaatatttagattagattagattatgaggacacgcagtcctcttttattgtcatttagtaatgcatgcattaagaaatgatacaatgtttctccagaatgatatcacagaaaaacaagacaaaccaagactgaaaaactgacaaaaaccacataattataacatatagttacaacactgcaaaacaataccgtaatttgataaagaacagaccatgggcccagtaaaaaaaaagtctcaaagtcccgtcatctcacgcagatggtagaaggaagataaactctccctgccatgagcttccagtgtcgcaaacttgctgatgcagcatcctggaagcacccgaccacagccgactcttgagtctgtccgaaaacttcgagcctccaaccagccctctgacactaagcaccgagcaccatctctgccgagcgcttcaaccccggccccggcaacgggcaacaggcaataggcaaagccgaggatttggggccttcccctccggagattctcgatcgcacagtagcagcggcagcgaagcgggcatttcagaagtttctccagatgttcctccatgcttctcaagtctgtctccatcaaattagggttgtgcacagtacctacttacaaataccatGTCATTTCGGAGCAGCTGCATgcactgcatcgcgccgccatcttctcctcccctcctgtgAATATGAAGTCACAAACATaatgaagtctgcagatgctggaaatctaaagcaacacaagcaaaatgctggaggaatttagcaggccaggcagcatggaaaagggtaagcagtcgacattttgggctgagatccttcatcaggaatatgaggtgttgcttcttcaTCCTAAGTTTGGCCTAGTggtccacagtagaggaggccatggacagacgtgtcagaatgggatgggAAGTCAAAGTGAAATGGATAGCCACTGGGGGATCCTGCCTTTGCAGTGGACAAAGTGAAACAGTAGGAAACCAAGTTGGATGGGTTGGGGAAGGTCCCTGGTCTGATCCACTGGATGGTTTGAGTTATTTCACTTCAACTATCAACAGATTGCTCCAGTGACCATGAAAGAATGGGCTAGGTTAGGGTTAGTTTGTAGATGAATAGTCCAAACTCATTCCAAATCACAAGCAAATACCGGATTACACTCCCTTTATCTGACTGAATGTAACAccaacacccaggaatttcaaTGTTACCCAAGATAAA
The sequence above is drawn from the Mobula hypostoma chromosome 2, sMobHyp1.1, whole genome shotgun sequence genome and encodes:
- the LOC134337745 gene encoding photoreceptor cilium actin regulator-like, translating into MGCAPSQSEIIQHIAKSTFKPLKKAKALSPVDRAPAESQPSSVGGGSENSDNESNLSEEVQEDTRGPGNEVSQQRGRGRWQNMPATLVPTELSKDTSGKKLPSSTKTVTTKATSSETRVPQDLSVRKDCDCSSNGNTIQQSKSSRKKGRHAAKQTKSVKLRSRSQSRGEDEEKVNFPTSLVEAHQAAYAYLNTSLSKYDTILSLADQATQTQLMLQQMVSFLTLRFEEINKMLEEIAADGEWLVRHVGPHLTWPTEKADLKEQPDLLQQLLLYTVNKMQATNGTVTSLTATVLRETCDYLRSATSIFQRRFLMKQQADERLQALIDRLGACTMQPVHTRPRDATLYSEDSGIGADTDTTKEYCTLKEHSNPEKASKAACCNPNAYILCRNCLLNSTPTNLARMQSCSSNPCYCAQSRGTVCSSPPGEERALCSPPGESATNALLRQNRSMGSLGSFTSAEGEALAHSESMDFCSLGEGDEEGSESDSTSPEGPRRPKSSPPETAVIRSTLKRIEKLENEEMTIKIRDAISHKIQFVPTPTASQVWSDDESKPQPARPHSAGGLRRRGPKKRRSRSAESLRSKAEDPTLLELQRTQKDLSRRLDMMHRTEAEASRRKGAGSPARARPQDANSPVRAELRQASSLTRDKTPDPGTKLRASLQRKFNVLPSQEKSPSQAKASKSLQLLSDSSNPGDAKPSAASLASRRPSTPTLPSVPQQPCRKQRANSAPDCPEANPATDLSPVTALTETDADYFPLPPTALELTPNASTLNVRQNHAVSVAGDASSSAGTIPVALMPTSIVSPSTSGASETTDARSLSTTDTCANGEATGIRVSVPKAAVTQRLMASLDSMALLPSKHMGGGASPGGARRLQGAVERGVRSYCGGADRSQGHAPSAEIHRLSKTSGPLQDWQPYKIINLRYSGDSGRPAESGPAQPWCPPPCPRKVAASPRLDRKLPSPPTHRRLPSPPTQQKQPSPFLHRKLPTPPASCRQPSSASCTRNYSPPVSPGVLRKGSTNQLEDDWESQSLPELTLRARTGKSLSPAGYPHPSKWYTRAGLLSHANSYLE